Part of the Rhinoderma darwinii isolate aRhiDar2 chromosome 2, aRhiDar2.hap1, whole genome shotgun sequence genome, GTTTGTGGTGTATGGACAGGCTGAGGTGGGACGAGTTTAAGATGTGTACACCTCTTAAACTtgctgcatcttactccagtaAGCTTTGGTAAATCTGGGCCCTTGTTTCCCAGGCAGTTACACAACAAATAGTATGagggaaagaggaaaaaaacaaaaaaaaaacaaaaacacgagTTGTAGATAGAATTGAGCACTTACGAAGCCAGGAGAATAGCGGCCGTTCCAACAAGCTGCAGCTTCCCCCTAAGCACAGACATACAAGATAGGAATCTGTCCAGGTAGTTGATAGCAAGAAAGAAGGTTTCATTGCGAAGCTTGTATTCTTCTCGGACTTCTGCAAGCCAATCCACCAAAATGGTCCTCATGGCTGATGTGATGTCAGGCTGCTTTCTCATGTAGTAGGGCTTCGGTCTATGTTTAACCTGGTAGAGGGTGTAGATAAACTTCAGTCTTTAGCTTGGCTTTGAAGCAGGCTTCACTTTATAGCGGAGAAGCCTTTCCCAGAGCACCAAAAATCATAGTATCCAATACCACTAAGCATGTAGACTACAGTAGCATACTTCTCTATGCCAGTTAGTGAAGGCTATTCAGTGCCATAATGTATATAGATCTTTATGCATGTTTGCTCCTCAGAAGCGTATGGAAACTCTATAGTACAGTATATTAGATGCGGCTATACTACTAAAACATTTGTGGCCTTTATTGCATCTTTTTAGATTTATAGCATTTTGATGCTAGGCCTCACGACCTTTATTTAGAAATCGGAGTCAAACGCAATATCTAAGGACCAGTAAAAACTGCAGATCCATTGAAAATAGACCGTAGTCTGCAGAGCTCAGCTTCAGACATGCTTTGTCCAGTAGGCCAATGAGATACAAACCGCATGAGGTTTGCAAACTCATCTACAACCCTGCACTACTCTTGAGGAATGGCGCTCTTACTTCAGCTTCACGCAGATAACTGTGAATCTCATCAATGTATTCTACCACGGCCACAGAGTCTGGGTCAACGTCAGAAACCTCCGCAGGTTGACATTGTAATGAGGTGTCCATCATCATTGGGGAagctgttcaaaaaaaaaaaaaaaaaaaaaaaagtttagaatcCCACATAAAAACTTACGAATACCATAGCCCGAGTGAACAAGAAGCTACAAACCTGCACTGATATCAAGCAGTAAATGGAACTTCTGTTTAACAATATTTGCCTCTGTTACTTCCAAACTTGGACATTCCACGTCGAGTGAGCTGTTCTCGTGTTCATCCTCGCCTTCATCTACATAGATAGTAAAGCATGTCTTGGGGGCCACTGAAGCTGTATTACAGAACATCTTGCCAGCAAGAGGAAGTACATTCTCAGGGCCAGATGTGGATTTTCCAGACACAGCACCctaaatttatttattaaaaaaaagtgttattgaTACAGAAGCTAGGTGTATAGTAAAAACTAAAACTGTATGTCATAGTAAAAATTGGACCTCAAGTGTGCAGTCACATGTAAATGCACATTTGCCACATCGTTTTTGCATTGCTATCAAAATTTTAGAAAGTCAGTTCTAGAATTTAATTTTTCCCCATTGGACACTGCAATGCACCATTAGTCTTCCCAGTACATTTCCTAGACTAGCCTTCCATGCTGGATTACGCAGAGTTTATTTAATAGGGATTCTGTACTCTAGGACAAGCTGTCAGTCTAACCAGTACCGATCACTTGCTAGTGGCATATCCAGTAGTGAACACGCAGAACTATGTTGTATAGCATTAGGAATGAACAGCCTATGAGATCAGGTGATTTCAGACTCACACCCCAGTCAATGGATACAGAGCTTCAGTGACAGATGTTAGCCATGTCCTAATGGAGCTAACATATGAAGCTAGCATTGGTTAAAGGTGTTGTGGGAGATTAGAAAACCACTTGCCTGCCacagggaaaaaatatatattaaatggggcagagctgcaatataagggtatgttcacagtgtTTTCAGGGAGTTTATGCCTCAAAAAATAGGaggcagaacacctacaaacatctgcccattgatttcaatggaaatacAGCATTCtgctccgacagggcgttttacgcctaatttttaaaaaaaaaaaattacaattaggagcagttttcccttacaaccagctccgtattttcagacatttttggttaagcgtgtgatcaTACCAATAGACTGCCTCTGGTAGAGCTGAGGCATTACACTCCCTACTGGATACTTATTCAGTTGCAAGACCAATGATGGGCAGCTTTGCCATTCATTTAATTAAAATGCCCAAGTAAACTGGCATTGAGCAGTCATTACATTAGTTGGAAACCCCTTGGGCAAGTGAACATTTTagatattctgcagattacaggAGGTTCATCTCTTACCAAGCTAATGGATCTCTGGCACAGATCGTTCTCACTTATTACTCCAAGTATCGTTCTCTGTGGTGGAGGCAGGAGCAGATTGGACTGAACCAAAGTCTCCATCCTTGGTAAAGAAAGATTTTTCTGGTAGCCATCATAGCCACCCATACCAGCATTTCCAACAAAGTGGATATTGGATGTACTATTGCGACGCATTCCCAGTCAAGGCGAGACAGCAACTAGAAAGTGTACAGATAAGGGGTTAAGACTTAAAGCAACATCACGTGACAAGTAATAAGCATTAGATATTCACATTCGGAAGCTTTGTTTTGTACAACAGGGTAGCTCTACATATGGATCAGTAACGTAATTCATAGTTACACAGTACATGTATGCCATCCCTGCCAACCCCAAAGTTAAGTGGGTGGCAGAACATTCCATAGAACACTGAGTGATACATTACCAAAAAGATGTAGGGGAATATGCACAAGGGTGCCGATACAATATATTGGTGTATTAGCACAGACTTCTATAAGGTGAATGTGTAGGTGTAATATCTGAGCCTACAGAAAGCATATTTTGTACCTAGTAGCGGAAGGGCACACAAATGGCAACAGATCCCATTTAGAAGCCATTTCAGGCTAGAGAGAGGAGATCTACAGTGCTCATTAAAAAGAAGACTGACAACCACACCAATCCCTCTCATTGCTCCCCAAGAAGCAGgtcacattaaaataaaaatctaaggAAGATACAGCAAAGCCAGAACACTCAACTGTTTCTATATCTGCCACAGACTTCAAGGGAGCAATACTCTACTGCAATGGTCAGGGCCACAGAGGGCATGGCGGTGCCATAGAGGCACAGACTGGACACCACTGATCTACTGGAACAGACTGTTGAAAGCCATGACACCTTCCCCAAGTCAAGAAAGCTATTTAAATTCCCATGACTGGCATAGTTTACTACCATTCACAAATAAGACGCTATACACATTAGAGGCTTTATAGCATGTGCAGCTATATCACTAGTATTTACAACTACCTCAGAAAGAAGGTTTCTGTAACCAGAAATAAAGATGGACAAAACTGGGTATAGTTACATCAGAGAGCATTTTTAGACAGTCCCAAGCTTCTCAAACAGGCCATGGCACGGCTTTAGCTCCCCAGACAAACTGTGCCCAGCAGTTAATCATAAACAGAAATGACAGCTAGTAACCCATGGATGTCAACCCACAAAGTTAACTGTCATAATGTGTGGCACCTGCCAGTGGGAGTGACAGACTGGACATGCACAACcaccatgttttttttgttttgttttgttttttttaagcattgGCCCTAAAAGGTTAGGAActtacgaccgtatttttcatccgtatttAGACCCATTTGTTTCTATTAGCCACATTTCCAGATTTTTATGGATGGGCATCAGTGCGggagaaaaaacccaaaaaaaacgaacctgtcctattctggtccataATTACAGCatagactctcccatagaagtgaacaggtacggatgtgcatccgtaaaccaccCGCATTTACAGAATCATTGCtacgcaacatgttggtgacaattTGCAGCCACCCTCTTTTTTACAGATCCGCATATACAGATGCATTACAAACAGTATTTGCAAACACCGTTCAGAGTATACACAAATTTCACATTACTACAGATCCAAATTTACAGAAAGACTaaaacagtcatgtgcatggggccttagatgtgattgaaaacaggtggatcctgcgtgtcagacacaggacccgctgacagatCCAGGTGccgtgtatacagaatacaaaaggagctctcaaagtaaaaaaaaaatatatatttttttttttttttttagaaaggtgCACAAAACAGACAAACGAAAATCTAGGACCAGATGGGATTTAAGGCCACATCCACCTACAGGAGCAGATCTCTGCACTATATGTATCTAGAGCCAACCAAACAATGAACCCCACTTGGTACGGTAAACACATTCCATCTTCTACGGGCACAGGATGGGACCAATTGCACATCCGGGTATTTCTCAGTACATACCCCAAAAAGAGACACGGGACATGCTGCTATTAGGAATGCTACGATTAGTAAATCCACCCCTTAGACCGTAGGAATATAGCAGCAGGCACCAAAGCCTGTATAGTCCCCTTTAATTGTACTGCAACATTTAGAAACGCTCCAATGTGTACAAGTACCTCTACTACATACATAACACTACATCCTAGACCAGACAACACAAAGAAAAAGATCGCTGATCGGTTACCACTGAGCAAACTCCTCTGATTCCTGTAACTTCACCACGATCAAGTACAAGGCACAACGCTCTCCCTTCCCAGCCCGTGCAGCCTGTATTTATTGGGGGATCATGGAAAGTGAAAATTGCCCGCAGCCGTGCAGGGGACCGGATATTGATGAGCGGGAGCAATTCGGTTCAGGTGTTACCAGGGCTGGGCGCGGGCTCGCGGTGTACATGGCAGGGGAGATGCCGCTGCCTCTGATCATTACTAAACACAAACCGGTGTTTTCAATCCACCCGCTACTACGAGTtctgaccaatcagattccaccctAGCGGCATCACGTGGCCCGGTCGTCCTAGAGACTCAGAGCGGCGTGCTCAGAGGGAGCAGGAGGCAACGTCTCCATGGTGACCACTGACAGCGCTGTCACAGCTCAGGCCCTGAGGGATGTCTGTGTACACTGAGTATGTGTCAGATGAGTCTTCTGGGAATTCATTGTGTGGAAAAGGGGACCAATTCTGCAATGTATTCACGAGCACTTCATCTAATATATACAAAACTCCTTCCAATATAAGTGCTACAAATTCCATTCagcaaagctgggtgacaaccatcaTGGTGACCACTACAGCTCCCATCATCAATGGCAAACCTGCCTAGTAAAGTGGCAATATGGGAGGGTGGATCACTGCATAAAAAGGGCAATTTTACGTGCTGTGGCCATTTTGCATGTATTGTTTGGCATTTTAGTGAAGTTTTTTGAGTCattttggattaaaaaaaaaaaatggccattaaaaactgtttAACTGTCAGTTCTTCGTGGCCATTTTGCAACAGTGTGTCCACATTCTCATCCATTTcctgtccgtctgtccgtttttaatggcatccgtttgccatctgtttttaacggccgttaaaaaaactgatggataTAATTTGTCAGAgttttttttgtccaaaccccctgaaaacaccacgatgccgatgtagatagtgtcaacatagtgccagtgcccatatcatgccacagtgcccatgtagatagtgccacaccccttaaagatagcgccacaaacccctgtagacagtgccaaacaacacccccctgtggatagctccacatgtccccccttgtagatagcatcacacaacacccccctgtaaatagcaccaggcacaaccccctccccacctgtaaatagcgccaggcacaaccccctccccaccggtagatagcaccagacacacccCCTCCTCCTTGggggctcccactaggagcggaatcccctgccagaacgtttccaacgctctggccggggattccgctttaggagga contains:
- the CCNA1 gene encoding cyclin-A1, with the protein product MRRNSTSNIHFVGNAGMGGYDGYQKNLSLPRMETLVQSNLLLPPPQRTILGVISENDLCQRSISLGAVSGKSTSGPENVLPLAGKMFCNTASVAPKTCFTIYVDEGEDEHENSSLDVECPSLEVTEANIVKQKFHLLLDISAASPMMMDTSLQCQPAEVSDVDPDSVAVVEYIDEIHSYLREAEVKHRPKPYYMRKQPDITSAMRTILVDWLAEVREEYKLRNETFFLAINYLDRFLSCMSVLRGKLQLVGTAAILLASKYEEIYPPEVDEFVYITDDTYTKKQLLRMEHLLLKVLAFDLTVPTINQFLQQYNYKQYGGTKAEHLAMYMAELALLQEEPFLKYLPSITAAAAYGLANYTINKVFWTVTLQAFTGYSLSDLAPCLVDLHRACLDAPHQAQQAIREKYKTPKYMQVSLMTLPATLPL